One Lacunisphaera limnophila DNA window includes the following coding sequences:
- a CDS encoding alpha-L-arabinofuranosidase C-terminal domain-containing protein, whose translation MKSPTLSLLVAMLVLPSAALRAAPIEVKVDAAQTGAPINPFIYGQFIEHMGRCIYGGIWAEMLEDRKFYFPITEKYAPYRAIINADFPGEVVERGFPVVGASPWQIIGDASAVSMVKEGAFVGNHSPRVNAGAGLRQRDLGVKAGLRYDGYVWAKPLSGAAEIEVTLVWGEGAADRASTKLSFQGNDYSKQTFALTPAAGSEKGALLELRVLGGDVLLGPPSIMPSDNFKGMRRDTLALLKQLKGTVYRWPGGNFVSGYDWRDGIGDRDRRPPRKNPAWTGVEHNDFGTDEFMVFAREIGTEPMIAANTGFGDAYSAAQWVEYTNGSTDTVAGGWRAKNGNAQPYGVKYWCVGNEMFGPWQLGFMQMQHYTLKHNEVAQYMWKVDPTLQLVAVGDLTTINKDHDPAQVRSGKTCSHIMLEECAEHMNYLSEHFYVGRTPWSKNGRTDVATHVGLVREAIRAKADGHRKLQASLPNLKGKLMPVAMDEWNYWHREYAYGELGCVYELQDGLGIAAGLHEFFRQSDLIQMAHYAQTVNVIGAIKTSKVAAEMETTGLVLQLYREKFGQTPLIVTADASPADVMAALTQDGKTLTVGVVNPGTEAIEVKVTPAGMTFAGPATRWHISGPTAESHNSPGKPRVVDIQRTDAKASLLQVPALSAAVFELPLK comes from the coding sequence ATGAAATCACCGACCCTGTCCTTGCTTGTCGCCATGCTTGTCCTCCCCTCCGCCGCGCTCCGCGCCGCCCCGATCGAGGTGAAGGTCGACGCCGCCCAGACCGGCGCGCCCATCAATCCCTTCATCTACGGCCAGTTCATCGAGCACATGGGCCGCTGCATCTACGGCGGCATCTGGGCCGAGATGCTCGAGGACCGGAAATTCTATTTCCCCATCACCGAGAAATACGCGCCCTACCGCGCCATCATCAACGCCGACTTCCCGGGCGAGGTCGTCGAGCGCGGCTTCCCGGTCGTCGGCGCCTCGCCCTGGCAGATCATCGGTGACGCCTCCGCCGTCTCCATGGTCAAGGAAGGCGCCTTCGTCGGCAACCACTCACCCCGGGTTAACGCCGGCGCCGGCCTCCGCCAGCGTGACCTCGGCGTGAAGGCCGGTCTCCGCTACGACGGCTACGTCTGGGCCAAACCCCTCTCCGGCGCGGCTGAGATCGAGGTGACCCTCGTCTGGGGCGAGGGTGCGGCTGACCGCGCCTCGACCAAGCTTTCCTTCCAGGGCAACGACTACTCCAAGCAGACTTTCGCCCTCACGCCCGCCGCCGGCTCTGAGAAAGGCGCGCTGCTCGAGCTCCGCGTCCTGGGTGGCGACGTCCTCCTCGGGCCGCCGTCGATCATGCCGTCCGACAATTTCAAGGGCATGCGCCGCGATACCCTCGCGCTCCTGAAGCAGCTCAAGGGCACCGTCTACCGCTGGCCGGGCGGCAACTTCGTGAGTGGCTACGACTGGCGCGACGGCATCGGTGATCGCGACCGCCGCCCGCCCCGCAAGAACCCGGCCTGGACCGGCGTCGAGCACAACGATTTCGGCACCGATGAGTTCATGGTCTTCGCCCGCGAGATCGGCACCGAGCCGATGATCGCCGCCAACACCGGCTTCGGCGACGCCTACTCGGCCGCCCAGTGGGTGGAGTACACCAACGGCTCGACCGACACGGTCGCCGGCGGCTGGCGCGCCAAGAACGGCAACGCGCAGCCCTACGGCGTGAAATACTGGTGCGTCGGCAACGAGATGTTTGGCCCCTGGCAGCTCGGCTTCATGCAGATGCAGCACTACACGCTGAAGCACAACGAGGTCGCCCAATACATGTGGAAGGTCGACCCCACGCTGCAGCTCGTCGCCGTCGGTGACCTCACCACCATCAACAAGGACCACGATCCCGCCCAGGTGCGCTCCGGCAAGACCTGCTCCCACATCATGCTCGAGGAGTGCGCCGAGCACATGAATTATCTCTCGGAGCACTTTTACGTGGGCCGCACGCCGTGGAGCAAGAACGGCCGCACCGATGTGGCCACCCATGTCGGCCTGGTCCGCGAGGCCATCCGCGCCAAAGCCGACGGCCACCGCAAGCTCCAGGCCAGCCTGCCGAATCTCAAGGGCAAGCTCATGCCGGTCGCGATGGACGAATGGAACTACTGGCACCGCGAGTACGCCTACGGCGAGCTCGGCTGCGTGTATGAGCTGCAGGACGGCCTCGGCATCGCCGCCGGTCTCCACGAGTTCTTCCGCCAGAGCGACCTCATCCAGATGGCCCACTACGCCCAGACGGTGAACGTCATCGGCGCCATCAAGACCAGCAAGGTCGCCGCTGAGATGGAAACCACCGGCCTCGTGCTCCAGCTCTACCGCGAGAAGTTCGGCCAGACCCCGCTGATCGTGACCGCCGACGCCTCCCCGGCGGATGTGATGGCCGCGCTCACCCAGGACGGCAAGACGCTGACCGTCGGCGTGGTCAACCCGGGCACCGAAGCCATCGAGGTGAAGGTGACCCCCGCCGGCATGACCTTCGCCGGTCCGGCCACCCGCTGGCACATCAGCGGGCCGACTGCCGAGTCGCACAACTCACCGGGCAAGCCGCGCGTAGTCGACATCCAGCGCACGGACGCCAAGGCCTCGCTCCTACAAGTCCCGGCCCTGAGCGCCGCCGTCTTCGAGCTGCCGCTAAAGTAA
- a CDS encoding NIPSNAP family protein, with the protein MKSLFSLLLMCSFLTVPGVAGTDAPAPVYELRIYTVLPGKMPDMLARFRDHTCALFEKHGMVNIGYWLPVKAEDQNKLYYVVKHASRDAAKASWTGFVNDPDWIKARDASEAAGKIVAGIESTYLAETDYSPGVPALTGAHVYELRTYVCNEGKLATLDARFRDHTLKLFAKHGMTNLPYWHPTDADKGAGKTLVYLLAHQSVDAAKASFDGFRQDPDWVKARTASEQAGPILVSPPASVFLAPVDFSKLQ; encoded by the coding sequence ATGAAATCGCTCTTTTCCCTCCTGCTCATGTGCTCCTTTCTCACGGTTCCCGGCGTGGCCGGGACCGACGCCCCGGCCCCCGTCTACGAGCTGCGCATCTACACCGTCCTGCCGGGCAAGATGCCCGACATGCTCGCCCGCTTCCGCGATCACACCTGCGCCCTCTTCGAGAAACACGGCATGGTGAACATCGGCTACTGGCTGCCCGTAAAGGCCGAGGACCAGAACAAGCTCTATTACGTCGTGAAGCACGCCAGCCGCGACGCCGCCAAGGCCTCGTGGACCGGTTTCGTCAACGACCCCGACTGGATCAAGGCCCGCGACGCCTCCGAGGCCGCCGGCAAGATCGTGGCGGGCATCGAATCCACCTACCTGGCCGAGACCGATTATTCGCCCGGGGTCCCGGCCCTGACTGGCGCCCATGTCTACGAGCTCCGCACCTACGTGTGCAACGAGGGCAAACTCGCCACCCTCGATGCCCGTTTCCGCGATCACACCCTCAAGCTCTTCGCCAAGCACGGCATGACCAATCTCCCGTACTGGCACCCGACCGACGCCGACAAGGGTGCCGGCAAGACCCTGGTTTACCTCCTCGCGCACCAGAGCGTGGACGCGGCCAAGGCCTCCTTCGACGGCTTCCGCCAGGATCCCGATTGGGTCAAGGCCCGCACCGCGTCCGAGCAGGCCGGCCCCATTCTGGTCAGCCCGCCGGCCTCCGTCTTCCTGGCCCCGGTGGATTTCTCGAAGCTGCAGTAA
- a CDS encoding endo-1,4-beta-xylanase, with protein sequence MKPLLTFVALCSLAVPGLRAAEELPALKDLYAGKFLIGAAIGADVALQPDHPLRPLVKQQFNSLVSTNLMKWGPYNPQPGEYNDAPAGAYFGYGKAQDMYMVGHTLFWHAQTPKWVFEDTEGQPLAREALLKRMRERVQRVAKLYGPSTDAWDVVNEAIVEDGSVRPTSFSRILGDEWVIEAFKIANEELPKHIALLYNDYNMETPGRLASVVKLVHDLRAKGLRIDAVGSQAHWRLETPTIAQIEASIVALRDAGVKVHFTELDIEVLPRNVGGAEISMREKRTEDNDPYTAGLPAEIQEKLARRYADIFKLFLKHADVVDRVTFWGVTDGDSWLNSWPVRGRTNHPLLFDRQLQPKPAFHAVAEAAKQP encoded by the coding sequence ATGAAACCCCTCCTGACCTTCGTCGCCCTGTGTTCCCTGGCCGTCCCCGGCCTCCGCGCCGCCGAGGAGCTGCCCGCCCTCAAGGATCTCTACGCCGGCAAATTCCTCATCGGCGCCGCCATCGGGGCCGATGTCGCCTTGCAGCCCGACCACCCGCTGCGGCCGCTGGTCAAACAGCAGTTCAATTCCCTCGTCTCGACCAACCTCATGAAATGGGGTCCCTACAACCCCCAGCCGGGCGAATACAATGATGCCCCCGCCGGCGCCTACTTCGGGTACGGCAAGGCCCAGGACATGTACATGGTCGGGCACACGCTGTTCTGGCACGCGCAGACGCCGAAGTGGGTGTTCGAGGACACCGAGGGCCAGCCCCTCGCTCGCGAGGCCTTGCTCAAGCGCATGCGCGAGCGCGTGCAGCGCGTGGCGAAGCTCTACGGCCCCAGCACCGACGCTTGGGACGTCGTCAACGAGGCCATCGTCGAAGACGGCTCCGTCCGCCCGACGTCGTTCAGCCGCATCCTCGGCGACGAGTGGGTCATCGAGGCCTTCAAGATCGCCAACGAGGAGCTGCCCAAGCACATCGCCCTTCTCTACAACGACTATAACATGGAGACCCCCGGCCGCCTCGCCTCCGTGGTCAAGCTCGTCCACGACCTGCGCGCCAAGGGTCTGCGCATCGACGCCGTCGGCTCCCAGGCGCACTGGCGGCTGGAGACCCCGACGATCGCCCAGATCGAGGCGAGCATCGTCGCCCTGCGCGACGCCGGGGTGAAGGTCCACTTCACCGAGCTGGATATCGAGGTGCTCCCCCGCAACGTCGGCGGCGCCGAGATCTCCATGCGCGAAAAGCGCACGGAGGACAACGACCCCTACACCGCGGGCCTGCCGGCGGAGATCCAGGAAAAGCTCGCCCGCCGCTACGCCGACATCTTCAAGCTGTTCCTCAAGCATGCCGATGTCGTCGACCGCGTGACCTTCTGGGGTGTGACCGACGGCGATTCCTGGCTGAACAGCTGGCCCGTCCGCGGCCGCACCAACCACCCCCTCCTGTTCGACCGCCAGCTCCAGCCCAAACCTGCCTTCCACGCCGTGGCCGAGGCGGCGAAGCAGCCCTGA